From a region of the Lactuca sativa cultivar Salinas chromosome 4, Lsat_Salinas_v11, whole genome shotgun sequence genome:
- the LOC111877360 gene encoding mitochondrial pyruvate carrier 1 isoform X1 produces the protein MRGSFMSFFRTYWNSPVGPKTTHFWGPMANWGFVAAALADLEKPPEMVSGNMTSVMCVYSALCMRFAWMVRPRNYLLLGCHMSNETVQLFQLSRWARGQGYLQQKEDKTPITPSP, from the exons ATG AGAGGATCATTTATGTCGTTCTTCAGGACATACTGGAACAGTCCTGTTGGGCCTAAAACTACTCATTTCTGGGGTCCTATGGCCAATTGGGGATTCGTTGCTGCG GCATTGGCCGACCTTGAGAAGCCTCCGGAGATGGTATCTGGCAACATGACTTCAG TGATGTGTGTATATTCGGCTTTGTGTATGAGATTTGCGTGGATGGTTCGGCCTCGCAACTATCTTCTTCTTGGATGCCATATGTCAAATGAAACGGTTCAACTTTTTCAACTTTCACGATGGGCAAGAGGTCAAGG gtATTTGCAGCAGAAGGAAGATAAGACACCAATCACACCATCACCTTGA
- the LOC111877360 gene encoding mitochondrial pyruvate carrier 1 isoform X2, translating to MSFFRTYWNSPVGPKTTHFWGPMANWGFVAAALADLEKPPEMVSGNMTSVMCVYSALCMRFAWMVRPRNYLLLGCHMSNETVQLFQLSRWARGQGYLQQKEDKTPITPSP from the exons ATGTCGTTCTTCAGGACATACTGGAACAGTCCTGTTGGGCCTAAAACTACTCATTTCTGGGGTCCTATGGCCAATTGGGGATTCGTTGCTGCG GCATTGGCCGACCTTGAGAAGCCTCCGGAGATGGTATCTGGCAACATGACTTCAG TGATGTGTGTATATTCGGCTTTGTGTATGAGATTTGCGTGGATGGTTCGGCCTCGCAACTATCTTCTTCTTGGATGCCATATGTCAAATGAAACGGTTCAACTTTTTCAACTTTCACGATGGGCAAGAGGTCAAGG gtATTTGCAGCAGAAGGAAGATAAGACACCAATCACACCATCACCTTGA
- the LOC111877360 gene encoding mitochondrial pyruvate carrier 1 isoform X3, translating to MRGSFMSFFRTYWNSPVGPKTTHFWGPMANWGFVAAALADLEKPPEMVSGNMTSVMCVYSALCMRFAWMVRPRNYLLLGCHMSNETVQLFQLSRWARGQG from the exons ATG AGAGGATCATTTATGTCGTTCTTCAGGACATACTGGAACAGTCCTGTTGGGCCTAAAACTACTCATTTCTGGGGTCCTATGGCCAATTGGGGATTCGTTGCTGCG GCATTGGCCGACCTTGAGAAGCCTCCGGAGATGGTATCTGGCAACATGACTTCAG TGATGTGTGTATATTCGGCTTTGTGTATGAGATTTGCGTGGATGGTTCGGCCTCGCAACTATCTTCTTCTTGGATGCCATATGTCAAATGAAACGGTTCAACTTTTTCAACTTTCACGATGGGCAAGAGGTCAAGGGTAA